The Neoasaia chiangmaiensis sequence TGTATGACATTGACCTGCCCGCACATCCCCCGGTGGTCGGACCCATCGACGTTTCAGATGACATGGCCGTGGCCCAAAAGGACGAAGAGGAAGGCGCGGTCCTGCTGAGGAATGTGCATAATATCCTTCCGCTACGTCGAGATATGCACGTTCTGGTCGTGGGAGGGCACGCCGATGCCGGCGTTCTGTCGGGCGGTGGATCGGCGCAGGTTCCGGCGATCGGCGGAAACGCGGTTCCGATGAACGACGCCAATTTTCCCTGGCCCGGTGCGCCCGTCTATTTTCGCTCGTCTCCATTCAAGGCCATGCAGGCGCTCGGGTTGGGCTCTGTGACATACGAGCCCGGGACAGATATCCCGCGAGCCAGCAATGCAGCACGCTATGCCGACGCCGTCGTGGTTTTTGCGACCAAATGGTCGGTGGAATCCATCGACTCTTCCGATATGGCACTTCCGGAAAGACAGAACGATTTGATCGCCGCACTAGCGAGGGCCAACCACCATGTCGTCGTGGTCCTCGAAACAGGCAATCCGGTTGACATGCCGTGGATAAACGACGTCGAAGGCGTCATGGAAGCCTGGTATCCTGGCGCGGCAGGCGGACATGCCATCGCGCGCCTGCTCTATGGTCGCGCCAATCCGTCTGGCCATCTCCCCATGACCTTTCCGCGAAGCGCAACGCAACTGGCCCATCCGGATATTGCCGGTGTGGATGCGAGAACCGCCTTTGACGTGCAATTCCACACTGATCAGGAACTCTTCTATGATGAGGGAAGCGAAGTCGGTTATCGCTGGTTCGATAGCCAACGCCAGACGCCACTATTTCCTTTCGGCTTCGGGCTGTCTTACTCACAATTTCGCCTGAGCAACCTCCAGCTTCATCCCGGGCCGAAGACCCTGTCAGCCAGCTTCACCGTCACCAATACCAGCCAGCGCGAAGGCGTCGCGGTGCCGCAAATCTATGTCACCCTCCCGGACGGAGGCGGCCGTAGACTGGCGGGGTGGCAACGCATCATTCTGGCTCCCGGCAAAAGCAAAGCCACCACCGTTGCGCTTGGTCCGCGTATTCTCGCCCATTTCGATGCCGCGCATGATTGCTGGCGCGTACCTGCTGGCGATTTCCGCGTGCGCCTTGCGGAAACGGCATTGGACGACGGCGCCGCACGTGTCGTTACTCTACCGTCATGGATAATGGCCCCGTGATGCCGGAGATGCGTAGGCTCTCATAACCAGTGGTTGGGGCTATCTCGATGAGATGTCTGCTTCTGATTGCTTTAAGTCCATAGCGGACCTTCCGTTTGTTCCCCCGTACATGACGGCTCCCCGCAAGATAATATCAGACAGTGATTTGGCTAATAATGAGAAACGTATGTCCGTCAGAATGAAACAGTTTTATCTGGCGGTCCTGATCGTCTTCGGCCTGGGCGCGGCATCCGTAGAGGCGCGGGAGGTCATTCCCCTTGAGGTAGACGACCAAGATATCGCTGCGACCCTGGCTATGGTTGACGGCCAGAGCGGTCTCTTCATGTTCGATAGCGGCATCGGCACCTCTGGCATCACGCCCGCTACGGCAAAACGGATCGGGTGCATTCCATGGGGCAAGGTCACCGGCTTTCGGGCGATTGGCGAGCGGCTCGATCTTTCCCGATGCAACACGACAAGCGTGACCGTTGGCGCATTTCGCGTATCGATGCCGCAGGTGGTTGTCATCGACCTCGAAAAGTTCATGGGGCCGTCGGCCCGGAAGTTCGCTGGTATCCTGGGCCTCGATCTCTTTGCCGGACAGATCGTGACCCTTGATGTCGCCGATAACCGCGTCGTTTTAGAGGATCACCGGAGCCTTGCGGAGATCAGACGTGCCGCTACCGAGGTGCCGATACGGTTGGTCAGGGCAGCTGAGGGGGCCGCGCTCACGGTCGACCTTGGCGTTCCCACGCGACAGGGACTGCTCTGGATGGAGATCGACACGGGTAATTACGGTCCCTCGCTGATCGATAGGAAGGCAGCGCCGCTCGTCAGCCTCGATGTAAACACGACAGCCCGACAGGACTGGCGCGTGAGGCCCAGGCTGGGCCTTGAAGCTTCAGGGAGCGCCGTGGTGCGTGACCTGATTCTGGACGGCGATCTGGGGCGCGACGTGTTGCGTCACTGGCTCGTCACCCTTGACTTGGCGACAGGCCAGGGCTGGATCAGGCAGTCGGAGCAATAATGCGTAAAAACCGCTTCGCTGCATGGCTTTGCAACGAGATCCGCTTTGCCTGTCCTGTTGCCCATTTGCGGACAGACCGGTTTCCCCCGAACCCGCCCGTCGGCTCCACGGTTTCGGAGCAGACAGGCGGGACTCGCCCTCTAAGTCGGTCATAAACTGGTTGCACGGGCGTTCCCGAAAGCGGACGCTCAGCTTAATGCAAAATTCACGGAGCCGCACCGTGCGTGGCGCGAGGTAGACTGAGCTTCGATCATGCCAACCAATGGAAAGTGACGTGAAAAAACCTGCAGAGCCGCAAGATTACGTCATCTTCCCAGAGGAGGCCATGAAGTATCTGCCCAAAGAGTGGAAAAACACCTGCATGCGATCAAAGAAGAAGGGCAGGGCATTTTAGACGCGGCAGATGAGAATCTGACCATCTTGAATCGTATCGTCCATGCATATCCCACTATGGCTAGTCTTCGTTACATTCAGCAGCGGCTCGCCTCCATCGGGTTTGAAGCGACGACGGAGTGGGTGCTTGAGAACGATATGCTTACATTGGCCTTCGTAATTACATATGCTCGTCTTGTCCAAGGTGGCATCGGCAGTGGTGTTTCACGAAAAACGCTACCAGCCGAGCTTCGCCCCGTTCATGACAACATCATTGAGCTTCGTAATAAACGCTATGCCCACAGCGACGAACACGAATCGATAACGAGGCGTCTAGAAGTCGGTTTCGAAGAGGGAAAGTTCGACATCAACGTCAATGTCAGCATGGGCTTTCATGTCGGGGGCGCACGCGAATGGAAACCTCTCGTTGCGCTTCTTGATGAATTAATGGTTAGTCGGCTTCATACCCAACTTGAAAAGTTGAAGGAGAAGACGGGTCGCGAATGGTCCTTCCCTAGCGGGCCGCCACCAGAATGGGTCCGATTTGACCCCGATAATTCGGCTTCGGCAGATGATGACATCTAACGTACGTTCATGAATCAAGGTTTTTGAAACGTGCGACACCACGCTAAATCTTCGTCGGGGCGCGACGCCAGGCCAAGCTTACTTTCATCATTCTCGGCTTCTCCGCCGTCTCCCACCGGTTCTTCTGCTCCTCTGACGGGTTTCAACAACCTAGCAGGCGCCGCTTGCCCGCGCCCTGCAGCTCATGCATCATTTCGGCATGCGTAGACCCTGTGTCATTTGCGGTTCGACAAAAACGGTGCGCTCCCACCTTTTGCCCGCCGCCTTTGGGCGCGATCTACGGGGCAAAGGGACAAATTTTTGGATAGGAAACACGGAGCGGCCCGGCAAAACAATAAGCCAATCTGGTGTATTTGACCAATTCCTGTGTGATGAACATGAAACACAGATTCATGATTACGAAAATTATGCGATTGAATTCATCCGCAATTTCTCACTCTCGCAGGCCGAAATTGACGCAAGAGCTTTCCGACGCGTTACCTTCGGCGGAAACGTGTATCAAGCCCCCGACGTCTTTATGTCAGCGATCCACCAGACCGTGCTTCCTAAGGATGCCTTTATGCTGACCCCCGCCCGAGGCGTGCAATGGGAGCAGCAAGTGATCCAATTCTCCCTCAACGGTCTGGCGTTTAATACGAAATTAGATCACGGCGAGTGGCCGCCCGTTATCCAAGGCGCAGTACTCAACCAGACACCGAACTGGCTCGCAAGTGGAGTCCATCACTGGGGTGAGAGGGAGTGGGAAGGATTCAAGGCGGCAGCAGCTCAAATGCAGAGCGGTGCATAAAATCCATGAATCACGTACCACCAATTGAGGCGCAGGATAAAAATCATCTAGCCTGGAGATATCGCCTGCGAATGTCTGGTAGCCGCTCGCTTTGCCCGAAAGCTGCCAATCCGCTCTCCCCCAAAGCCGCCTGTTTGCGCCTTCACGACCGTTGGTCAAAGTGGCGTGTATCAAAGTTCTTAACTACTTTTGAGGCAAATCATGCATACTGTCGCACGATCCCGGCACCGCCATTACGGTGGCGGCCGCGTGCTACGATCCGATTTAAGTGAAATAGACGTCAGACCATGCGCGGTAACGAAACACGCAATCAGCACTTTGTATCCCAGGTTGAGCAGAGGCTCAACGCGAGCAATCCAAACAGCACCAACGGTAATTCCCGGATTTACTCGTTTCGCATCAAGGATCGAGAGGCTTACCGGATTGAGCTAGAGAATCCCCGTGGGCGTACGATCGCATCGACCTTATCGATGCTTGACCTCTTCAGCTTCGACGTGCCGGGAGGTGGCCCGCTGCGTATGAATCTCGAGGCGCTGTTCCACAAGTACGAAGCGAATGTCGCGATCCACACCAAAAGCCTGCTCGAGAAGCTGGCAGCGGGTAGCGCGGACATCAAAACTGAGCTTATCGATCTGTTCGCCGCGAAATTGCTGAACTTCGTCCGCAATCCTTTCTGCATCCAGAAGGTGTTGAACAGCTTTTCCGGTGTTGGACAATACGAGCCTACTGATCCGGAACTGCTCGCCGTCTATAGACGGATCGTCAAAGGACAGAAGCCGCATCAGGCCCATCTATGCCAGCAAATCGACGTATCGCAGGAAGCCTATGTTGAGTGGCTCCGGCTGATCTTCGTTCTGTTGATGCAAATCGGGGACGACCAGCCGAACCTGTTCGAAGGCATGATCAAGGGGCTTTTTGAGGCGCGTGACACGCAGGCTGCAGCCTTTGTCTGGACCTACAACCAAGGCGTCTGCCTGCTATCAGATCGAAGCTACTGCCAGCCCATTCCAGACGGCGCTCACATGGCGATGTCCTTCAATCTATGCTCCACCGCCTTCGTAGACTACGTTTTCGCCGACGCCGCGACCCTGGTTGAAGGTCGCGCTGCGCCTGCGTTTGTGGCGAATGCCTTAACCGCCTGGCGGCAGCGGCCCCAGGCCACAATTAATGTGACAGTGACAAAGAACAATCGCCCAATGTTGGCCCGCTACAATCGGAGAATTATCGAGCAGGCACGCGAACGGGTCTACTGTGCGGAGAAGACTGGCATCATGCTGGCATAGCCAACCTGGCGCAGGTTAATGGCAACTTTTCTAAACATTTGGCGACCAAAACCCTTCGGTCCTCTCCCGCCTTCAAAGCCGACAATCCTTACGCAGTTGGTTAACTTCGCAATCTGGTCGGTGCGGGCAGAGCCGTTGAGGCAAAGCGAGCATTAGCCTGTTAAATCAATTCCAACGACTGCTAGCCTCACCTGATGGTTCAACTGCACCTCAAGGCTGGTTGCAAAGCTGTGCAGCCGCCCCAGCAGGGCCGAGAAATCAATCGCGGATCCGGTATCCGGGCATCGCCAAGTGCGGCGCTCGTTCATGGTCACAAGTAGGCAACCCGCCCGGCAATCATCATGTTGCATATACTGCCCGACTAGCTGGCATTCCAAAGCCTTCTCGAGATCGACAACGGAATACCCATTATTGGCAAGTTTCAATTCGATCACGGCCTTCGCATTCGAGCGCACCGAGAGGAGACGAATGTCCGTTTCCTTGTCATTGACCACGAGCGCCTCACGATCGACACGATAAGCTCCATTCTCGCGTTCCTGCAGGCGCTTGGCGAACCATACCTGCATATCCTTTTCCTTTTCGATACCGACCAGGATCGATCGCTCGGAAAACTCGTGCGCGCGAATATCGTGCTGTAAATCGGCAAGCCGATCCATCATCAGCCGGAACATGCCGTTGCAGCCCACCTGCGGGGCTTCGCCATAAAGCTCGATCTGCGAAAGATCGCGATCGGCCAGTGGGGGCCCTTCAGCTTCACTGGCCGCTTTCTCGCGCGCAATCTGGTCAAGCCTGTCTTTGAAACGGGCAAACAACGGGTCATTGCGCATAGCCTGCTTGATGGCCCAAGCCTCAGCGCCAGTGTGGGCGAGCAGAGCACTCAACACCGCTCCACGGCCATCCTGCGCCTCGTCGCGCGCAGTCGGACTGAAGACTCCGCCGCCCGCCCGGTCAATATCATCAGAGAGGCGGATTTCGGCATAGGCCAGCCTGACCAGTGAAAGAAGCATGGCGGGGGTGAAGTCCTGGTCAGTTAAATCGAGACAGAAGCGGACGCTGCGTCGGTCACCGAGCATGGCGAACAAATTTTCGCACAGGCGATACCGGGTTGGCGGATCAAGCATTCCGATATGTTGTTCCAGCAACCCAATAGCCTGTTGCGGCGCAGTGCTCAGCAAGAGCATCAACCAGAGCAGCGCGAAAGGCTTGCCAAGGCCATCCGACAAGTGGTTCTGCGCCAGAGTGATCAGACAGGATCGGTCGAATGAACTTCGAAGCAGGTAATCAATCGCCCCCTCAAGATGCCCATTCATTCGAGCCTGCTGCTGGTCACCGTCGAACGCCGCATTGGTTGTCGACAGCCACGCCCATACGCGCGGTGCGCAGAACTCAAGGACACGCTGGTCAGCCTGCAAGAGAAACCCGAGCAATCTCGGAAATTCAAAACTAACGGCATCATCTAGCTCGGCTAAAAGCTCCTTGCCAAGCGTGGCCTCAACGGCCTCAGGCTGATGCGTGACCAGATCCGCTATCCATGGGGGCAAGCCATTGAGCTCGACAAGTGCCAAGCGAGTTGCTGTCTCGGCATACTTACGTTCGAGATCACGTGCCCAACCCGGTTGCTCCGCCTCCGCATAAACCCCTGCGAGCGCATGGATCCACGTGTTCCAAACAGTGTTTCGTTCATCAGCAGCGCGCTCGCTGCGCAGCGGAACCTCGATAGTGCGCCAATAGGCGCAGAACACAGCGCGCACTCGTTCGGTGATCGCATCGTTGAAATGGGCCGAGATTGATGTGCTGTCCCAACGGGCACCCCAACATAGGTCTTTGGGGTCACTTTCAAGAGTCTGCGCAAAATCCCAAACTATCTTGGAAATACTCGCCTTTGAGAAATAGGCGTTAGGATCACGCAAGACGTCCTGCCGCCAGTCGATCCAAGTCTGGACAGCCGCAGCTTCCTCCGCCTCGCGCGCCTCTGTCTGCTTCTTCCACTCTGCTTCCTGCGCCACATAGGACTGATCCGGCTTCGCAGGAACGAGCCATCGCTCCAGCTTTTCGAGCCAAGCCGGATTATCTTTCGCAACGTCGCGCAGCGCTGCGACCCTGTCCTCAACCATCTGACCATCGACACGAGGCAGATATAGAGCGTCGCGGAAAGCCCCGGCTCGGATGCGCTGATCAAGTCCGGTGTCAGCCGCCACCTCCAACAACCAGTCGAAATCATCATAGTCAATTGGATTAACGGTCGAGCCGTAAACGATGTTCATTCCGAACTCGTCGTCATTACGGGCCGGCACATGGGCAGCGCAAAAGTGCCCCTCCGCTAAGTAGATGAATTTTCGCCAACTTCTAGGAGCATGGCGGAGCCACTCGATCACTTCTTCTGCAGGCTTTTTATCGCCAAATTCATTGTCCTTCAGGCGGGCAGCGATCACGGCGGCCTCGACCAATCCCTCGGGAGGCCGAAGGGTGTTGTCGAATTGACGCAGGCAAAACGCTGCCAGCGCCGACGTGAGGTGCCGATATCTGCTCGCATAATGCGGCCAGTGTTCGACGCGCTCGATGCTGTCTTCGATCAGGCGCGCTAACAAGTCGCGCAGCAACGTAACCTCCCCGTCAGGAAGCGTCCAAAGCGGTATCAGCCTTGGCAGTGTCCATTCGATCCCGCCGACATTGCGTTTGTCGACGTTAATCTGTCCAAGAAGCCGGACGAACTCTTCAGCTGAAAGATGCTTAGGAAAAAGTGGGTCAATCACCCCCTCCTTCACGCGCGATGGCCAGTGCGGCTCGCTCAGTAGTGATGCGACCAGGTTCGACAGCTCGCCGGGTGCTGTCATCTCTGCAAGAGCCGTAACAGCCGTCACACGATCGGTCGGCAACGCCTGGGGATCATTCGCCACTTCTGTTGCAATATCGCAGCAGTCTTCGATGCGCGCCGCTTGTATGAGATCGATCAGCAGTTCGCGGACTTCTGGGCTGGTGCTTCGTTCTTGCCAAAGCCTGCGGACGGTAGGCGACAGATCGGACGACGCAAAACGCAATACCTGAGGATAGGGAATGCGCACCCCGCGCCAGCCATCGCCTCCATAGCGTTCGACATAGGCCGCGAGGATACGGGAGCGCGCATTTACAGAAAAACTCTCCGGGTCGCCGTCATCCATCAAGGCCTCGGGCTCTCGGCGCACCATCTCGTCACGTACAGCGTCGTTTGTTATCGCCAACCAAGCCGCGACTGGGCGCATTGAAGGGAATACC is a genomic window containing:
- a CDS encoding beta-glucosidase family protein, with product MRPRFSPAIVIASVFLSSHIAVAQAPAERANQAVKSMSLEEQLAVVYSRDGGGFGAASIPEGALGSAAFLRFPARLGLPNLEYSDAGLGVGDPRHVRPHGVAVSLPAGLTTAATWDPDMAREAGRMIGSEAWHAGFNVLLAGGADLTRDPRNGRNFEYAGEDPLLTGRIVGATIAGIQSQHVISTVKHFAMNDLETSRMTMSANISPQAMRESDLLAFEIAIEIGHPGSVMCSYNRVNDLYACENSYLLTKTLKQDWHYPGFVMSDWGADHTTVRAALAGLDQESSGNTIDSRLFFGKMLAEAVHRGDVPKDRIADMAQRILYAVYDIDLPAHPPVVGPIDVSDDMAVAQKDEEEGAVLLRNVHNILPLRRDMHVLVVGGHADAGVLSGGGSAQVPAIGGNAVPMNDANFPWPGAPVYFRSSPFKAMQALGLGSVTYEPGTDIPRASNAARYADAVVVFATKWSVESIDSSDMALPERQNDLIAALARANHHVVVVLETGNPVDMPWINDVEGVMEAWYPGAAGGHAIARLLYGRANPSGHLPMTFPRSATQLAHPDIAGVDARTAFDVQFHTDQELFYDEGSEVGYRWFDSQRQTPLFPFGFGLSYSQFRLSNLQLHPGPKTLSASFTVTNTSQREGVAVPQIYVTLPDGGGRRLAGWQRIILAPGKSKATTVALGPRILAHFDAAHDCWRVPAGDFRVRLAETALDDGAARVVTLPSWIMAP
- a CDS encoding retropepsin-like aspartic protease; the protein is MKQFYLAVLIVFGLGAASVEAREVIPLEVDDQDIAATLAMVDGQSGLFMFDSGIGTSGITPATAKRIGCIPWGKVTGFRAIGERLDLSRCNTTSVTVGAFRVSMPQVVVIDLEKFMGPSARKFAGILGLDLFAGQIVTLDVADNRVVLEDHRSLAEIRRAATEVPIRLVRAAEGAALTVDLGVPTRQGLLWMEIDTGNYGPSLIDRKAAPLVSLDVNTTARQDWRVRPRLGLEASGSAVVRDLILDGDLGRDVLRHWLVTLDLATGQGWIRQSEQ
- a CDS encoding NACHT domain-containing protein, producing the protein MAGAQKQYQNSTVQRSFRDLGRKEVSDPDKLDALGAMGLGGRLTWDDLLVLPRVLLISAAGAGKTHECRETARRLFADEKAAFFLSLEAVATTELSLLFDREQTMRYRQWLADGHSEAHFFLDSADELLLSHGSFRLALRKLTLAIGGQLHRAKIVVTSRPIALDFDAFASEVPVVEPAPPPDIARDPDAEFRRLISGEVRKQRSQTKKTPLDHDPQSGVRIVGLTPLSNEQIKQIAEVKKVKNIAGILAEIDHKRAWEFARRPQELIEICAYWNEYKRLGTRSEQIAEDIRHKLQETGERKRHIRLPDARALDGAERLALAQVLTRKRTIRFSDLSLDAHEAEAAIDPSIILHDWSESDRAELLQRPLFGFASYGRVRFHHRSTSEFLAAQRLQRLSADGQMSRAALFRLLFGECYGRDLVFPSMRPVAAWLAITNDAVRDEMVRREPEALMDDGDPESFSVNARSRILAAYVERYGGDGWRGVRIPYPQVLRFASSDLSPTVRRLWQERSTSPEVRELLIDLIQAARIEDCCDIATEVANDPQALPTDRVTAVTALAEMTAPGELSNLVASLLSEPHWPSRVKEGVIDPLFPKHLSAEEFVRLLGQINVDKRNVGGIEWTLPRLIPLWTLPDGEVTLLRDLLARLIEDSIERVEHWPHYASRYRHLTSALAAFCLRQFDNTLRPPEGLVEAAVIAARLKDNEFGDKKPAEEVIEWLRHAPRSWRKFIYLAEGHFCAAHVPARNDDEFGMNIVYGSTVNPIDYDDFDWLLEVAADTGLDQRIRAGAFRDALYLPRVDGQMVEDRVAALRDVAKDNPAWLEKLERWLVPAKPDQSYVAQEAEWKKQTEAREAEEAAAVQTWIDWRQDVLRDPNAYFSKASISKIVWDFAQTLESDPKDLCWGARWDSTSISAHFNDAITERVRAVFCAYWRTIEVPLRSERAADERNTVWNTWIHALAGVYAEAEQPGWARDLERKYAETATRLALVELNGLPPWIADLVTHQPEAVEATLGKELLAELDDAVSFEFPRLLGFLLQADQRVLEFCAPRVWAWLSTTNAAFDGDQQQARMNGHLEGAIDYLLRSSFDRSCLITLAQNHLSDGLGKPFALLWLMLLLSTAPQQAIGLLEQHIGMLDPPTRYRLCENLFAMLGDRRSVRFCLDLTDQDFTPAMLLSLVRLAYAEIRLSDDIDRAGGGVFSPTARDEAQDGRGAVLSALLAHTGAEAWAIKQAMRNDPLFARFKDRLDQIAREKAASEAEGPPLADRDLSQIELYGEAPQVGCNGMFRLMMDRLADLQHDIRAHEFSERSILVGIEKEKDMQVWFAKRLQERENGAYRVDREALVVNDKETDIRLLSVRSNAKAVIELKLANNGYSVVDLEKALECQLVGQYMQHDDCRAGCLLVTMNERRTWRCPDTGSAIDFSALLGRLHSFATSLEVQLNHQVRLAVVGIDLTG